A window of Polaribacter litorisediminis contains these coding sequences:
- a CDS encoding tetratricopeptide repeat protein codes for MKNTQRIFFTLIIFVTIFSCSTKKDTIINRNFHALTTKFNVLFNGKEAFQQGLEEINTNYKDDWFKRLPIEPIEFEEDKIVVATFNNSPGAGFGGNEDKKELTKFERAEEKAVKAIQKHGMNIYGVERNSQIDDAYFLLGKARYYSQRFVPAVEAFNYVIAKYPNADLIAETKIWRAKTNIRMDNEELAIETMKLLLVVRDTLEANLPDEIKEQGHTALAMAYVKSDSLQKAKKQLQLATRTLKNREQSARNLFILGQMYSDENKKDSANLVYKRLINFKKAPYKYRIHANIELARNTTNDSSSIAVLERLRKLIKNRDNRPYLDELYYQTAVLHQDNDSIKLAKVFYNNSLRAKNGSDQQKTFTYEKLGNLYFKESEYQYASAYYDSVLQVSKDSLNLRIRRVKRKYRNLASLIKFEEVVATNDSIIKIATLSKEDQKDYFEAYIEKLKKADEAAAQLRLNQMAFGNTAGGIKAADKGKWYFYNNQSLSFGKTAFKKTWGSRKLEDNWRWSEKATIGTAAKDDVAQVTKANVKYDIEAYLSLIPTKKEVIDSLKTDRNQALYELGLIYKEQFKNQKLAKIRLERVDSLQPNKELILPINWHLYQINTNLGDTEKAEKYKKVILTDYPNTKFAQVILNPNTDFKEEVTVNEVETAYKKMYYDYKDSKFEEVIEKINTFVVTIPNSDLVPKFELLKAFAIGKIKDKESYKIALEFVAVSYGNTEEGKKAKEIIVQLTK; via the coding sequence TAATGGTAAAGAAGCCTTTCAACAAGGGCTTGAAGAAATAAACACCAATTACAAAGACGATTGGTTTAAACGTTTGCCCATAGAACCGATAGAATTTGAAGAAGACAAAATTGTCGTAGCCACTTTTAACAACAGTCCGGGAGCAGGTTTTGGTGGAAATGAAGACAAGAAAGAATTAACTAAGTTTGAAAGGGCAGAAGAAAAAGCTGTAAAAGCCATTCAGAAACATGGTATGAATATCTATGGAGTTGAACGCAACAGTCAAATAGACGATGCTTATTTTTTATTAGGCAAAGCTCGGTACTATTCGCAACGCTTTGTACCTGCGGTAGAAGCATTTAATTATGTAATTGCCAAATATCCGAATGCAGATTTAATTGCAGAAACTAAAATTTGGAGAGCCAAAACAAATATTAGAATGGATAATGAAGAATTGGCCATAGAAACCATGAAACTTTTATTGGTGGTTAGGGATACTTTAGAGGCCAATTTACCCGATGAAATTAAAGAACAAGGCCATACAGCACTCGCAATGGCGTATGTAAAAAGTGATAGTTTACAGAAAGCAAAAAAACAGTTGCAATTAGCAACAAGAACTTTAAAAAATAGAGAACAATCTGCAAGAAATTTATTTATTTTAGGCCAGATGTATAGTGATGAAAATAAAAAAGATTCTGCAAACTTAGTGTACAAGAGATTAATCAATTTTAAAAAAGCACCCTATAAATATCGCATTCATGCAAATATCGAATTGGCAAGAAATACCACCAATGATTCTTCTTCTATTGCGGTATTAGAAAGGTTGCGAAAGTTGATAAAAAATAGAGATAATAGACCGTATTTAGACGAATTATATTATCAAACAGCGGTGTTGCATCAAGATAACGACAGCATTAAATTGGCCAAAGTATTTTACAACAATTCTTTAAGGGCTAAAAATGGTAGTGATCAACAGAAAACATTTACCTACGAAAAATTAGGTAATTTATATTTTAAAGAGTCAGAATATCAATATGCAAGTGCTTATTATGATAGTGTTTTACAAGTGTCTAAAGACAGTTTAAACCTCCGAATAAGACGTGTTAAAAGAAAATACAGAAATTTAGCATCCTTAATTAAGTTTGAAGAAGTAGTTGCTACAAATGATAGTATTATTAAAATTGCAACCTTATCAAAAGAAGATCAAAAAGATTATTTTGAAGCGTATATAGAAAAATTAAAAAAGGCAGATGAAGCTGCGGCACAATTAAGATTAAATCAAATGGCATTTGGAAACACTGCTGGGGGTATAAAAGCTGCGGATAAAGGAAAATGGTATTTTTATAATAATCAATCTTTAAGTTTCGGAAAAACAGCCTTTAAAAAAACTTGGGGTTCAAGAAAACTAGAAGATAACTGGAGGTGGTCTGAAAAAGCCACCATTGGCACTGCGGCAAAAGATGATGTTGCGCAAGTAACAAAAGCAAACGTTAAATACGATATAGAGGCCTATTTAAGTTTAATTCCCACAAAAAAAGAGGTAATTGATAGTTTAAAAACAGATCGAAATCAAGCTTTATATGAGTTAGGATTAATTTATAAAGAGCAATTTAAAAATCAAAAATTAGCAAAAATCAGGTTAGAAAGAGTGGATTCTTTACAACCGAATAAAGAATTAATTTTACCCATCAATTGGCATTTATATCAAATTAACACGAATCTGGGAGATACAGAAAAGGCGGAGAAATATAAAAAGGTTATTCTTACGGACTATCCGAATACCAAATTTGCGCAAGTAATTTTAAACCCAAATACAGATTTTAAAGAAGAAGTTACCGTAAATGAAGTAGAAACAGCCTATAAAAAAATGTATTATGATTACAAAGATTCTAAATTTGAAGAGGTAATTGAAAAAATTAATACTTTTGTAGTCACAATTCCTAATTCAGATTTAGTTCCTAAATTCGAACTCTTAAAAGCTTTTGCAATCGGTAAAATTAAAGATAAGGAATCTTATAAAATAGCGTTAGAATTTGTTGCCGTTAGTTATGGAAATACAGAAGAAGGAAAAAAGGCTAAAGAAATTATAGTACAATTAACCAAGTAA